A window of Roseiconus lacunae genomic DNA:
GAACGCAAGAGCCTGCTAACTCTTCTGCTTGCTAAGAAACCAACGCCAGAGATGGCTCGATTACAAAAGAATCGAACAACTAGACAGCTTTCGCACCTACTCTATTACTCGGACGAGCCGATCGTAGTAGTAACTCATCAGCAAGCATGCGCCCAAATGCGAAACGCACTCTTCACGAATTCGTTGCTGCAACGGACGGAACAGGCAAGCGGCAATGTCAATTGGATTGCTTGCGGTTCTCCGCTTACAGACAGCGAGACTTCGCCAATACCAAAGGAATATTCGACACTACAAAGCGATGCTGATCCGTTGGCAAAAATAACCGCATTCGAAGCAGAGCAAACGAAGAATCTTTTTCCTTTGTCAAAACACCTGATGAGGTATTACCTGCCACAGCTGCAATCATTACTTGGTTCGCCAGATAACGTGGGGTCAGTTAATCCTCAGCTTCCAAACGTTGGGTCGGCAGACCGACAGCACGAACAGCCGTCCGCGCGGTCAGCTTCTTCGGCTGAATACTTTAAGTCCACCGCCGCGGCGGTGGTGGTGCGCAATACGCAGCTTACTGGAGACTTCAACGGTGACGGGTTCTCTGATCTGTGTTTCGTGCGAGCAACGAGCAAAGGTAATATGGTTTTTCGACATTTTGAATTCAGGTTCAATTCCGCAGATGGGCTGACCGCAGATGAAATCAGCTTTCAGAGTGGGCTATTTGGCGGAAAACCCGGTAATGTAATAGCTGGAGATTTCGATGGCGATGGCTTTACGGACCTTTGTTTAATTAGGCAAGCCGAAGGCGGCAAGCGAGAGGGTGTCTTTGTCTGCAAACGAAATGACCGATTGGGCAGCTTCAACGAACTCTATTTTTTCAATCACTCCGTCACAAAGGAATTCCTGCTTTGGGACACGAGTGATGTTTTGGTCGCTCACCTGAATGACGATGGGATGGCTGATTTACTCTCTTACGATAGCCAGGCAGGGTCGTACCGCACTCAGCTGAACCTTGGAGCCGGCCGATTTTCGCAACCGACGCTCGCAGAAGAATTGCCAGGGAGCAATGTGCCTACGGAGTGTAAGCCTGTGGTAGCCGATCTGAATGGTGATGGGATGAGCGACTTATTGTTTGCTAGGGTATACTTGGTGAATCGAATTATCTCGGTCCCGGGGAGGCGTCGTATTCGTTACCAGTGCCAGTGTTTCAAGGAACCGGAGAGAATTGTCTATTTCGGCAGCAATTTGAACGGCTTCTCCCCTGTCGGGACATTGGTAAATCTCCCGCCCCCTTCTGAACTGAATCTTGTTGGGGATTGGAACGGCGATGGTGTCGACGACTTGGCACATCTGGTGCCTAATCGGGAATCGATCGATGGAAAAACGCATTTTTGCCTACAGTGGGCCCTGAATAAACATAAGGCAATTGCCTCTAACTCTCGTCCAGACCTTCGGTTCGGGAATGCAACTGGGGGGAGCATGGTGTTTGTGGTTACCCATGGCTCGCAATGACACACCGTCGGTGACGAGTCTCATTGGGATGCGGAGTACAAGCTCTAAGTCAGAGATCGTTCCCTTCTTTTTGACGACGGACTACCCGCGAACTCCAAACCAGTGAACCAAATTGAATGCGATCAGCGACTTAGTAACTTTCGAGCACATCGCAGTCGAGAAAGGTTCGGATTCCGCAACTCCCTTGCCCAAAACAGTTTGCCAATGTCAAGCTCGAAGATTCGAATGTCGCAGTTTGTCACACCTTGGGGAGAGCCTACTCCTCATAGAGTTGGCAGTAGCACGATTTGTACCTTAGGAACTTCGTTTTAAGCATGGCTGACCTTCGGTCGTCGCTTTTAGCACTTAAGGGCAAAACTAAATTGTCCTTCGAACTCTCTCGTGCCCGTCAACACTCACCCTGGGGCCCGATCACCAGCCCCGCGGCGACTTCGATGCAAAGGCCCGCATCCAAATCTCCGCCTCACATTTGCTCGAAGCGTTCCGCCGAGGTACCTGAAAGAGACAGTTGATCGCGTGACTCTACCTCAAAGGAACTGCGAGAGTAATTGACAATGCCTCCTTCCATAGGCGATGATAGGTCGGTGAAACTAAGTCAAATCGCGTTCGAGTTTTTGTATGCGGTGAACGGCAACGGCTTTGCGTCAAAAAAACACTGTGAGGACTAGAAGATGGACAGGTTCACTTGTTTGCTGCCAGTGGCTTTGATTACTTTCGTGCTTGCGGATAACTCGTTAGCCGCGGATCCGATCCTTGTACCCGCTTCCGGTCCGGCGGAGGGCAAGCTCAAGTACGATGCGGACAAGGCACTTGCCTATTACAAGAAGTTCTGCAAGCAAGGCAATGATTGCCCAGATGGTGAATTCATGCCACCGAAAGGGACGGACTGTACTCATTTCATTTGCCATGGCCTGAAAGAAGGCGGCGTGATGGTCGACAGCACTGAAGTTGAATGCCAATCGAAATGTTGTATTCGAGTGAAAGAGCTAGCAGCTGCGTTTTACAACGCAACAAAAAAGTACTCTAACGTAAAGCAAGTCAAGATTGCGGATGCGAAAGCAGGTGATTTCATTTTTCGCGTAAGCCTGTTCGGGAGCAAGAACCACGTGATGATGCTCAATGGACAACCAGATAAGAAAGGAGCCAAGATATTTGGGCACGCCAACAATCGTTGCGGTGAATACGTTGAGTTCGATGTAAACGATTGCAAGGCGTATCGAATAAGCGATCTGTAGATTGACAACTTAAATGTATGCTGGCGGCAGTGGGAGTCGGCAACATACAAAAGCCCAATCTAGTCCACGACGACCGAAAAGCTCTGGACAGCAGTGCCGTCAAGGCATTCAGCGAATACAATGACACAGCAGCCGTAGACTGCGACGTTCAAACTAAGTGCACCGATCTTTGGAGCTCACCTGGAATCAACTCCCTCGGATAGATATCGAGCTTCAAGCTTTCCGTCTTATCGAGTAAGTGAAACAGTTCTCCAGGCGCAACTGCTTGACGAACGGTCTCTTCGCCGAACAAAAAATCGGACGCAACTAGCTGCATGATCAAGTCATCGGCGCGTTGCTTGGCAGCGTCAGGGGAGGTGCAATGTCGATGTCCTGAGTCAGCCGAGGTTCGCCATAGGCCGAGCCAATCGAGCCCCCCGTCAAGTGAAATGGGAGTTCTAGCGACTTTGCAATCGCGACGAACTTGCCATACACGACGCGACGACTTGATACGGGATTTCCTATCCTACGAACGGAAGTTCATCGGGCAACTTGGTCGCCTTGGAGCATTCGCTGTCGAACGAGTTTCGGAATCGGCCAACTCCGCGCCCCAGTCAGTTTTTGCCAATTTGCGTCTCTCATTTTCGAACCTCTCGGTCGTCAAACGCAGGTAGAGATGTCCGCGCAAAGAGCTGGCAGGAGAGCGCTCTGTACCATAAAGAACTTCTTTGAAGAATCCCCGGATTTTTGCCGTCACTTCAGGCAGTTAATTGCGAATTGGCGACCGCGAAGCGAGTTCTCTTGTTCAAGTCACCACCGACGTTACACTCGGGGATGTACCAAGCAGTGGACGACCAAGAAGGGCACGACACGCGGTGGTCTGCCGTATGACAAGAACCGCATCTACCAGATGCTGACCAATGTCACCTACATCGGCAAGCTGACGTACAAGGACGAGATCCATGAAGGCCAGCATCAGGCCATCGTCGATCCTGAGGTCTTCAAAGAAGTCGGAGAGTCGCTGCGAAAAAATGGTCGCATCGGAATGATACGAGCTTCCACCAGCTTCGACGGAATGCTGCGAGGCATCCTTCGGTGTGCAAAATGCAATCGAGCCATGCGGCACACTTCTTCTGGCCGCGGCACGAAACGGTATCGTTACTACGTTTGCGGCAAAGCCGAAAAACAAGGCTATGAATCTTGTCCATCGCCTTCGATTCCCGCAAGGCAAATTGAGGGGTTTGTCGTCGACGAACTCCGCGTGTTCGCAAGTGACGACCAGCTCATCCGTGACATCTACGAACGCTGTTATGAGCAGAACCGCGAGGACATCGATTCGCAAAAACGTGAAGCCGATTCGATCGCGAAGTTTCTCAAAGAGGACCACGCCGAGATGACTCACCTTGTCGCAACGGCCGCTAGCCCTGACTTGATTGAAGCTACGCAAGCACGCATTGATAAAAGCGAAACACGATTGAAAGAGCTACGTGAAGCAATTGACAACCATCGGTCGATTCGCGTCAGCCACGCATCGATCCGCAAGACCCTCGGTGAACTGGATAAAGCCTGGGACACGATCCCACCGCGAGAACGTTGCCGACTGATGGAATTGTTGATCGAACGGATCGACTACGACGGCGTTGAGGGCACGCTTGATATCACCTTCCAGCCCGCCGGACTCGCGTCACTCGGCCAGGACGGCAACTTTGCCCGACACATTACGGAGACATTGAATTGAG
This region includes:
- a CDS encoding amidase domain-containing protein, with protein sequence MDRFTCLLPVALITFVLADNSLAADPILVPASGPAEGKLKYDADKALAYYKKFCKQGNDCPDGEFMPPKGTDCTHFICHGLKEGGVMVDSTEVECQSKCCIRVKELAAAFYNATKKYSNVKQVKIADAKAGDFIFRVSLFGSKNHVMMLNGQPDKKGAKIFGHANNRCGEYVEFDVNDCKAYRISDL
- a CDS encoding recombinase zinc beta ribbon domain-containing protein yields the protein MSAQRAGRRALCTIKNFFEESPDFCRHFRQLIANWRPRSEFSCSSHHRRYTRGCTKQWTTKKGTTRGGLPYDKNRIYQMLTNVTYIGKLTYKDEIHEGQHQAIVDPEVFKEVGESLRKNGRIGMIRASTSFDGMLRGILRCAKCNRAMRHTSSGRGTKRYRYYVCGKAEKQGYESCPSPSIPARQIEGFVVDELRVFASDDQLIRDIYERCYEQNREDIDSQKREADSIAKFLKEDHAEMTHLVATAASPDLIEATQARIDKSETRLKELREAIDNHRSIRVSHASIRKTLGELDKAWDTIPPRERCRLMELLIERIDYDGVEGTLDITFQPAGLASLGQDGNFARHITETLN